The Mycolicibacterium hassiacum DSM 44199 genome includes a window with the following:
- a CDS encoding long-chain-fatty-acid--CoA ligase, whose amino-acid sequence MAELAIPRFLDERAAYWAATKPDELAFDFLDRTWTWAEWNDRVRRLAGALADRGVGRGDVVAFLDKNHVACVETTLAAASLGAANAIINFRLAADELDYVINDSDAKLLIVGRELRPGINRIRDKLTKVEHIIEVTPEGTDGDEYEAMLAAATPTDRSPDVQPDDVAIIMYSSGTTGRPKGVELTQANMIAHTVNAHDGFVFDPGDKSMVSMPLFHVGGSSYVQFSIYDGVPAVMTREVDGAALAGAILKGANRTFLVPAVLAKVLEAGEDAVKLFGALKTFSYGASPMPIPLLRQALKAWPNTDFMQVYGLTEVCGVISHLLPEAHRDPGREERLTSAGTLIPNAELRVVDPNTLTDVPVGQQGELWFCTPQLMKGYHNKPEATAEAITPDGWFRTGDIGRVDEEGYIFVEDRLKDMIISGGENIYSIEVERVLAEHPAVVDVAVIGVPDEKWGEVVKAVVQLDGDASESELIAFCRDRLAHYKCPKSVDIVDELPRNPTGKILKKELRRPYWEGRQRQTV is encoded by the coding sequence ATGGCTGAGCTGGCAATTCCCCGATTCCTCGATGAACGCGCCGCGTACTGGGCCGCGACCAAGCCCGACGAGCTGGCCTTCGACTTCCTCGACCGCACCTGGACCTGGGCCGAGTGGAACGACCGGGTGCGCCGCCTGGCCGGCGCGCTGGCCGATCGCGGCGTGGGCCGCGGCGACGTGGTGGCGTTCCTGGACAAGAACCATGTGGCGTGTGTGGAGACCACGCTGGCGGCCGCCTCACTGGGTGCGGCCAACGCGATCATCAACTTCCGGCTGGCCGCCGACGAACTTGATTACGTCATCAACGATTCCGACGCCAAACTGCTGATCGTCGGCCGGGAGTTGCGGCCCGGCATCAACCGGATCCGCGACAAGCTCACCAAGGTCGAACACATCATCGAGGTCACCCCCGAGGGCACCGACGGCGACGAGTACGAGGCGATGCTGGCCGCGGCCACCCCCACCGACCGCAGCCCCGACGTCCAACCCGACGACGTCGCGATCATCATGTACTCGTCGGGCACCACCGGCCGGCCCAAGGGGGTGGAGCTCACCCAGGCCAACATGATCGCCCACACCGTCAACGCCCACGATGGCTTCGTGTTCGACCCCGGCGACAAGAGCATGGTGTCGATGCCGCTGTTCCACGTCGGCGGTTCGTCGTACGTGCAGTTCAGCATCTACGACGGGGTGCCGGCCGTGATGACCCGGGAGGTCGACGGCGCGGCGCTGGCCGGGGCGATCCTCAAGGGTGCCAACCGCACCTTCCTGGTGCCCGCCGTGCTGGCCAAGGTGCTCGAGGCGGGGGAGGACGCGGTCAAGCTGTTCGGCGCGCTCAAGACGTTCTCCTACGGCGCCTCGCCGATGCCGATCCCGCTGCTGCGCCAGGCGCTGAAGGCTTGGCCCAACACCGATTTCATGCAGGTGTACGGGCTGACCGAGGTGTGCGGGGTGATCAGCCACCTGCTGCCCGAGGCGCACCGCGACCCGGGCCGCGAGGAACGGCTCACCAGCGCGGGCACCCTGATCCCGAACGCGGAGCTGCGGGTGGTCGACCCCAACACGCTGACCGATGTGCCCGTCGGTCAGCAGGGCGAATTGTGGTTCTGCACACCGCAATTGATGAAGGGCTACCACAACAAGCCGGAGGCCACCGCCGAGGCGATCACCCCCGACGGGTGGTTCCGAACCGGTGACATCGGCCGCGTCGACGAGGAGGGCTACATCTTTGTCGAAGACCGGCTCAAGGACATGATCATCTCCGGCGGCGAGAACATCTACTCGATCGAGGTGGAGCGGGTGCTCGCCGAACACCCCGCGGTGGTCGACGTCGCGGTGATCGGGGTGCCCGACGAGAAGTGGGGCGAGGTGGTCAAGGCCGTGGTCCAGCTGGACGGCGACGCGTCGGAGTCCGAGCTGATCGCGTTCTGCCGCGACCGGCTGGCCCACTACAAGTGCCCGAAGTCGGTCGACATCGTCGACGAGTTGCCCCGCAACCCGACCGGCAAGATCCTCAAGAAGGAGCTGCGCAGACCGTACTGGGAGGGCCGGCAACGCCAGACCGTCTAG
- a CDS encoding TspO/MBR family protein, which yields MQLRTLVPTALAVAATAAVGGLANRSTGTGRGARSPWFASLRKPPYQPPAAVFPIVWPVLYADLAVTSAATLDELENRPEQRRRYLAALAVNLVLNGSWSWLFFNRGKLATSAVAAGALAISSADLTRRAAAVRGAKAAPLAAYPAWCAFATVLSTHIWALNRR from the coding sequence ATGCAGTTGCGTACACTCGTCCCCACGGCGCTGGCGGTCGCCGCCACCGCGGCGGTCGGCGGTCTGGCCAACCGGAGCACCGGAACCGGCCGGGGAGCCCGGTCGCCGTGGTTCGCGTCGCTGCGCAAACCGCCGTACCAGCCGCCCGCCGCGGTGTTCCCGATCGTCTGGCCGGTGCTCTACGCCGACCTCGCGGTGACCTCGGCGGCCACCCTCGATGAGCTCGAGAACCGGCCCGAACAACGGCGCCGCTACCTCGCCGCGCTCGCGGTCAACCTGGTGCTCAACGGCAGCTGGTCGTGGTTGTTCTTCAACCGGGGCAAGCTCGCCACCTCGGCGGTGGCGGCCGGTGCGCTGGCGATCAGCAGCGCCGACCTGACCCGGCGTGCGGCCGCGGTGCGGGGTGCGAAGGCGGCGCCGCTGGCGGCCTACCCGGCCTGGTGCGCGTTCGCGACGGTGCTGTCGACGCACATCTGGGCGCTCAACCGCCGCTAG
- a CDS encoding o-succinylbenzoate synthase, translating to MPPPLDDIVDRLHVVALPMRVRFRGVTIREAALIDGPAGWGEFSPFLEYEPPEAAHWLASALEAAYRPDPPAYRDRIPINATVPAVDPAEVPAVLARFPGARTAKVKVAEPGQTLADDVARVNAVREIVPTVRVDANGGWTVDEAAAAAAALTADGPLEYLEQPCRTVEELAELRRRTDVPVAADESIRKADDPLRVVRARAADIAVLKVAPLGGVRRLLNIAARIDIPIVVSSALDSAVGISRGLLAAAVLPDLRHACGLGTGGLFAEDVAEPVTPVDGTLPVGPVRPDPDRLRSLAAAPDRRRWWIDRIATCLPLTERTLS from the coding sequence ATGCCGCCGCCGCTGGACGACATCGTCGACCGCCTGCATGTGGTCGCGCTGCCGATGCGGGTGCGCTTCCGCGGCGTCACGATCCGCGAGGCCGCGCTGATCGACGGCCCCGCCGGCTGGGGCGAGTTCAGCCCGTTCCTCGAATACGAACCGCCCGAGGCCGCGCACTGGCTGGCGTCCGCGCTCGAGGCCGCCTACCGGCCCGACCCGCCGGCGTACCGCGACCGGATTCCGATCAACGCCACCGTGCCGGCCGTCGATCCCGCCGAGGTGCCCGCGGTGCTGGCCCGGTTCCCCGGCGCCCGCACCGCCAAGGTCAAGGTCGCCGAACCGGGGCAGACGCTGGCCGACGACGTGGCCCGCGTCAACGCGGTGCGCGAGATCGTGCCCACCGTGCGGGTGGATGCCAACGGCGGCTGGACCGTCGACGAGGCCGCCGCGGCCGCTGCCGCGCTCACCGCCGACGGCCCGCTCGAGTACCTGGAACAGCCCTGCCGCACCGTCGAGGAGCTCGCCGAGCTGCGCCGCCGCACCGACGTGCCGGTCGCCGCCGACGAGAGCATCCGCAAGGCCGACGACCCGCTGCGCGTGGTGCGCGCCCGGGCGGCCGACATCGCGGTGCTCAAGGTCGCCCCACTGGGCGGGGTGCGGCGGCTGCTGAACATCGCCGCACGGATCGACATCCCGATCGTCGTCTCCAGCGCGCTGGACTCGGCGGTCGGCATCTCCCGCGGCCTGCTGGCGGCCGCGGTGCTGCCGGACCTGCGGCACGCCTGCGGGCTGGGCACCGGCGGGCTGTTCGCCGAGGACGTCGCCGAACCCGTGACACCCGTCGACGGGACCCTGCCGGTCGGGCCGGTGCGCCCGGACCCCGACCGGCTGCGGTCGCTGGCCGCCGCCCCGGACCGGCGCCGGTGGTGGATCGACCGTATCGCCACCTGCCTTCCGCTCACCGAGCGAACCTTGTCCTGA
- a CDS encoding DJ-1/PfpI family protein, with protein MQIAIVLYPGFTALDFIGPYDVLRNLPGAEVRFVWHEPGPITADSGVLLVGATHSFDETPAPDIVLVPGGLTTFEHARDEKVLAWLRRTHESSRWTTSVCSGSVLLAAAGLLRGRRATSHWMALPMLRPFGVHPVGDRRIVADGRIVTAAGVSAGIDLGLWLSGRIAGDAAAQAVQLVIEYDPQPPYDAGHVSKASVATRAAATALLTRQTAAQRQLTAPVTLLWRAAVERVRSGGARRARPVSTGSR; from the coding sequence ATGCAGATCGCGATCGTGCTCTACCCGGGCTTCACCGCGCTGGACTTCATCGGCCCCTACGACGTGCTGCGCAACCTGCCCGGCGCCGAGGTGCGGTTCGTCTGGCACGAACCCGGCCCGATCACCGCCGACTCCGGGGTGCTGCTGGTCGGCGCCACCCACTCGTTCGACGAGACCCCGGCACCGGACATCGTGCTGGTGCCGGGCGGGCTGACGACCTTCGAGCACGCCCGCGACGAGAAGGTGCTCGCCTGGCTGCGCCGGACGCACGAGAGCAGCCGCTGGACGACGTCGGTGTGCTCGGGTTCGGTGCTGCTGGCCGCCGCGGGGCTGCTGCGGGGCCGCCGCGCCACCTCGCACTGGATGGCGCTGCCGATGCTCAGGCCGTTCGGGGTGCACCCGGTCGGCGACCGGCGCATCGTCGCCGACGGCCGGATCGTCACCGCCGCGGGGGTGTCGGCCGGAATCGACCTGGGGCTGTGGCTCAGCGGGCGGATCGCCGGCGACGCCGCGGCGCAGGCGGTGCAGCTGGTCATCGAGTACGACCCGCAGCCGCCCTACGACGCCGGGCACGTGTCCAAGGCGTCGGTGGCGACCAGGGCGGCGGCCACGGCGCTGTTGACCCGCCAGACCGCCGCGCAGCGCCAGCTCACCGCGCCGGTGACGCTGCTGTGGCGGGCGGCTGTCGAGAGGGTGCGATCCGGCGGTGCCCGCAGAGCGCGGCCGGTCTCGACCGGGTCACGCTGA
- a CDS encoding alpha/beta fold hydrolase produces the protein MTLAYDDRGSGEAVLFIAGRGGAGRTWHLHQVPEFLRAGYRCITFDNRGVGATENADGFTTETMVNDTAELIEKLGAAPVRIVAVSMGSFIAQELMLARPELVHSAVLMATRGRHDRARDFFREAERALMDSGITLPPEYDAKVRLLESFSPKTLNDDATFRDWADMFTMWPTKQTPGLRCQLDVGPTTNRLPAYRNIKAPVLVIAFSDDLALPPHLCREVADAIPNGRYLEIADAGHLGFIEKPQEVNAAILKFFADTL, from the coding sequence GTGACTTTGGCCTACGACGATCGTGGCAGCGGTGAGGCGGTGTTGTTCATCGCGGGCCGGGGCGGCGCCGGTCGCACCTGGCATCTGCACCAGGTGCCGGAGTTCCTGCGGGCCGGGTACCGCTGTATCACCTTCGACAACCGCGGTGTCGGCGCGACCGAGAATGCCGACGGGTTCACCACCGAGACGATGGTCAACGACACCGCCGAGCTGATCGAGAAGCTCGGCGCGGCACCGGTGCGTATCGTCGCGGTGTCGATGGGCTCGTTCATCGCCCAGGAGTTGATGCTGGCCCGGCCGGAGCTGGTGCACAGCGCGGTGCTGATGGCCACCCGCGGCCGTCACGACCGCGCCCGCGACTTCTTCCGCGAGGCCGAGCGCGCGCTGATGGACTCCGGCATCACGCTGCCGCCCGAATACGATGCGAAAGTCCGTCTGCTGGAAAGCTTTTCGCCTAAGACGTTGAACGACGACGCGACGTTCCGGGACTGGGCGGACATGTTCACCATGTGGCCGACCAAACAGACCCCGGGGCTGCGCTGCCAGCTCGACGTCGGCCCCACCACCAACCGGTTGCCGGCCTATCGCAACATCAAGGCGCCGGTGCTGGTGATCGCGTTCAGCGACGACCTGGCGCTGCCGCCGCACCTGTGCCGCGAGGTCGCCGACGCCATCCCCAACGGGCGCTACCTGGAGATCGCCGACGCCGGGCATCTGGGATTCATCGAAAAACCGCAGGAAGTCAACGCTGCGATCCTGAAATTCTTCGCCGATACGCTGTAG